GAGAGCATGAAAACAATGATGTCAAAAGACTCAATGGCCAAGTTGATGGAGTTTTTTGCTCAAAACATGGACTTGAACAAGCATCGGCATCAAATGAATGAAGCCTATCCCTTACAGGCTTATAAATGGATCGAAAACTGTATAGTTTCTGGTAAAGCTGTTTCTGAAGTCTCAGAATGTCAGATTTATGCGGCCTGTGTTGGCGATCAATTGGTCTTTTCTGAGTTTCCATACATGGTGGCAGGTTCTGTGTTGGATCAGATGGTCGAACTACTTTCAGCTGAAACTAAGGATGAACTGGATGGATTCAAAGATGAATATGTTGATGGACCTTCAGAATTTCAGGATTTACTACAATCAGGACCAAAGGTTTTCATTTGAAGCGATGCAGTAAGCCTTTAGCCCGGATCAAGCATTAATATTAAAATCATCATATAGCGCTATGTTCAAAGTGCAATCTTATATTTGCTTCTTTTTTTCAACAAAAGTCCTAACTTTAGAATTAATCAAACGATATCAATTCATGAAGAAATCAATCAGTTATTACATAATAGCGCTTTTCATGGTGCTCGGGCAGGTAGCTACTGCTCAAACCACTAGTCTAAATGAAGCATTTAAGAATGCCTACAGAGGGGGAATCTCGGATTACAAAAAAGGAGATTACAAAGGTGCTGTGGAGAATTTTCAGGAAGCTCTGAAATACAGGAGCACTCATGAAAACTCCTGGTACTATGCAGGTCTTTCATTCGTAGCGGATCAAAATCCTGATCGTGCGATCTATTGTTTCAAGAAGTTGGAGTCCATTAATCCTGATTATAACCCGATGCTTTATAAACACATAGCTGATGCATATGTGAATATGGAGCAACTATCGAAAGCACAGGATTATTACCAGAAATTTTATGATATGACTCCAGATGAGCCAAAAGAAATGGCTACTAAACATTTGGCAAAAAACAGGATCGAGTATGCTAAGAGAAGCCCTGAGATCAGAGCATCCAGCAATAGCACGGAACAACCTAAGCCACTTACCAAAGTGAATTCTGAACTACATGACTACACTCCACAGGTTAATCCAACTGGTACCAGACTTTACTTTACCAGTGTTAGACAAGGTGGGTTTGACTATATCAAAGATAGTTCTCGTTTGACCAATTTTGGGGAGGATGTCTATTTCTCAAGTTTTGAGAACAATGAATGGCAAGAACCAGAATTGATGCCAGAGCCAATTAATTCGATGTCTGATGATTTTGGGTCATCATTCACTGGAGATGGTTTGACTATGGTGTATGTAAGATGTGGTCGTGAAGAAAGCATTGGAGGATGCGATCTGTACATTTCTTATTTTGAAAATGGAAAATGGACCGAACCAAAGAATATGGGTAATGTGGTGAACAGCGAGGCATGGGATTCTCAGCCTACCATTAGTTCTGACGGTACCAGAATCATTTTTTCTTCTACCCGAGATGGAGGTTATGGGGATTCAGACCTCTATATGACTACTTTAAATCAATATGGTCAATGGGGTATACCTTGTAACCTGGGAAGTATTGTAAACACTCCTTTAAGTGATAAGAGTCCGTATTTGGCATCTGATGGTAAGTCTCTGTATTATGCTTCGGAAGGACATCCAGGATATGGTCAATCGGATATATTTTATTCCTTGTTTGAAAATGAGAAATGGGGGATACCAATCAATGTAGGGGCGCCAATTAATTCTTCTGGTGATGACACCAATTTTAGTATTTCGGCTTCTGGTATGGGCTATTTTGCCTCTTCTAGGTTAGATGAAGGTAACTTCGATATTTTCGAAATGGAGCTGCCTGATCATCTAAAGCCAAAACCATCTGTTGTAGTACAGGGTATAGTGGCCAATGCCAACAATTCGGCTCCAATTGGTGCGGTTGTTTTGGTTGAAGATTTGGAAACTGGAGAATTGATCGCCTTGAATAAAAGTAATGATGAGACTGGAGAGTATTTGATTGTATTGCCTGCAGGTCGTAGCTATAGTGTGTCTGCTACCAAGGAGGGGTATTTCTTTTACTCACAGAGTTTTGATCTACCTGAAGATGCGAGCTATGCAGAAATCGAAAAGGATATCTTGCTAGAGCCGATAGAAAAAGGAACCAAGGTGGTATTGAACAATATCTTTTTTGAGTCAGGTCGTGCAGAGCTTAAACCAATCTCCTATGTGGAATTGAATAAGGCAGTTCAGCTGTTGAAAGACAATGAATCCATGGTGATCGAAGTAGGTGGATATACAGATAATGTGGGTGCTGAAGATGCCAATCAAAGATTGTCACAGGCTAGAGCGAATGCCGTAGTTGATTACATGGTATTGGCGGGGATAGAGCAGAGCAGACTTCAGTCTAAAGGTTATGGAGAATCCAACCCAATCGCAGACAATAGTACACCTGAAGGCCGAACAGCCAATCGACGTACCGAATTTGTTATTGTAGAATTTTAAATACGGGCCGTCTCATAGAGACGGCTTTTTTGTTTCTAAATATTGTCATCTATTGAATAATATTTGGTTAACTTTCATTTGAGGTATCAAAGAATGCAGCAATTTCATAGTCCCTCTTTTAATCAGCTATTAGTTAAATATTTATTCGAGATCACCCAATAGAGGATGGAAAGATTGGTTTTGAAAGGTGTGTGCTGTCTGAATAGTTTTATCAGGAAGGGTTTACTTGGCTTAATTGCGATGCTGGGTTGTTTTACAATGGCCTATAGCGATGATGTTCAAGCAATAGGAGACTTAACCGACTATAGTATCTATCAATGGACAGCTAAAGACGGTCTCACTTCTAATAACATTACTTCAGTTTATCAGGACTCCAGAGGACTTATCTGGTTGACCTCCTTTAATGGTGTCATGATCTATGATACGGAAAGAATCGAGGTATACGATAAAAATCATTTTCCTTTTCTCGACAATGATGGTTTCCACAGTGTATCTGAATTGTCTGACAGTACAGTGCTACTTGGCTCACAGGGAAATGGTATTATTAAATTTAAGAATGGACAGTTTGATAAACTCAACATCTCCCAGGGACCTGAGCCAAAATCTATTAGATGCATCCTGGTAGATGAGAATGATAATATTTACACCGGTACTGATAATCTGGGCTTGATCAAAATAAGTGGAAATAATAGTCAAAGTATTCTTGAAGAAGAATTAGGGAAGCTGACCATTAAATCTATCTGCAAGGGCAAGAATGGAGCGATATGGATAGGTACAGAGGGGCAGGGAGTATATTCTATCAGTGCAACTGATACGTTGCATTTTGGAGTAAAAGACGGACTACACAGCAATACAATCAATGCACTAGGAGTAGACGCGTATGGAAGAATACATGTCGGAAACAATGGGGGGTATCAGGTAATTGATGCAGCCAATAATGTTCTGAGCTATCCTGAGCTCAAAGACATCTATGTCAATACACTGTTTCTTGATAATGAAGGAGCAGTTTGGTTAGGTTCTGAGTTAGGTGTATTCAAGTTTCATGAAGACAGTAGAAAACTGAGTAAACTTGCCTCCAAAAGAGGGGTCGATTTGGTGCGAATTTCTAAGATTACTTCTGATAATGAAGGGAACATTTGGGTCTCTTCCAATAGATCTGGGCTCATGAGATTCAAGGAAAGTTTAGTTAGTACCATATTGAAGCCCACAATCTCTGGGGATAGAATATTTGTAGTCTATGAGTCTCAAGATGGTAGGAGGTTTGTGACGACTGATCAACCTTATATCGATATATGTGATTCCGTTTGCCAAAGACTTGAGCTCAAATCCAATTTGTATGACAATGGGGTTAGAGATATACTATTTGATTCAGACAGTAGTTTGTGGTTTGCCACTTATGGTGGCATGATTCACTACCAGGATGGAGAAGAGAGCGTATATGATATCAATGAAGGTATGCCTGCCAATAATTTTAGAGTAGTTCATAAAGACCAGTTTGGAAACTATTGGTTTGGGAGCAGGTCTGGTGGATTGGTCAAATTCAGAGATGGTGAGATCAAGCAGATATATAATCGCGACAATGGACTAGAATCAAATTTTATTTTATCCATTGAGGAGTCTGCAGCAGGCAATCTTTATTTGGGTACTCATAGTGGTGGGTTGACAGTTTTGAGTCCAGATGGTGATATGAAGATTTACCATCTCAAGGAGGACGATTCTGGTGTCTTGTTTTTCAATATTGATTTGAATGAGGATGGAACGGCATTACTGGCGTCCACGATTGGTATTGTGTATTTCGATGGTAAGAACCTTGATCTAGTTCAATTAAAATATGATCCAATTAGTAGAACCTTTTTTGATATCATAAAAGATGACTTTGGTAGTATTTGGGTGACGTCAAACAAAGGGGTCCTGCGTATTAGTACAAAAGAATTTGAGGCCTACAAAAGAGGAGAGATTTCAGAGCTTGGGTATCAGGTTTTGGACGAAAATGACGGCATGTACAATGAAGAATGTACAGGTGCCACTCGAGCAACTAAAATGAAAGATGGTCGAATTATGATTCCTACTTTAGCGGGCGTGTGTGTGCTGGATCCTAGAAAAATGAGCGATGAAGTTTATGTTCCTAATGTGATTATTAGACATATGATTGCTGATCAGGAAACGGAATTGGCTATCATAACTCAGGAAGAGCTAGAAGTAAATCCTGAGGTGAAAAGATTGGCTTTTCAGTTTGCTGCATTGAGCTTTTTGTCTCCGGAAAGGAATGTATATAAGTACATGTTGAAAGGGTTTGATAGTCAATGGAGTGAGCCTACCACTCTTGGTGAGATTGAATACACCAATTTAAGGCCAGGAGAATACACCTTTCAGGTTATGGCAAGTCATGATGGAGAACATTGGAGTTCAGAACCAGCCTCTCTTCAGTTTATTGTCAAGCCATATTTTTATGAAACTATATGGTTTTTGCTTCTTGTAGCCATTTTCGTGTTCTTGCTTATATGGGCGATATATGAATGGAGGCTTTCATTTATCAATCGTCAAAACAAAGAGCTGAAAAAAGTAAATGAAGAGTTGGATCGCTTTGTTTATAGTGCTTCGCACGAAATGCGTTCTCCGTTGTCCTCTATTTTGGGATTGGTGCATATAGCACGTTCGGATAAGTCTGGTGATTTAAATATGTATTTCAATCACATTGAGTCCAGCGTGATGCGTTTGGATGATTTCATAAAGGATATAATAGATTATTCGAGAAATGCTCGCCTGGGTGTGATTAGCCAGGAAATAGACTTGAGGGAGTTAATTGATAGCATTCTACACGGGATTAGTTTTACGGAAAACTATAAAATAATTAGTCATAATATAGATATTCCTGAAGGGCTAATATTCAATTCGGATCGTGGAAGACTGAAGATAGTTTTGAGTAATTTGATTACCAATGCCTTTAAGCATCATGCTCCTGATAAGGTGAAGAATCCATGGGTAAGTATCAAAGTTGAAAAGTTGTTGGAGGGAATCAGAATTGAAATTCAGGATAATGGATTGGGTATTGACCCGAAACATATCAGTGATATATTCAAGATGTTCTATAGAGCTACAACTCTCAATGACGGATCAGGATTAGGGTTGTATATGGTTAAGGAAATTATTGCCAAGTTGAATGGAACAGTAGATGTCCATTCAGAATTACAAAAGGGAACTACTTTTGAGGTTTATATTCCAGAATTGCCTGCCAAGGATTAAAATTGAATGGTAACTTAGGTAAACTACTTATTGTAACTTTGGTTAATAACGGTTTACTTTGAATACACAATCCGTAATTAGGGACTAAATGAAACCAAACATCTTTTTTATAGGCTTCAGGATATTTCTTGTATGCTTTTCATGTTTGTTTCTTCTCAATACCGTTCTTCCTGAAATCTTTATATCTAATCATGATTTTGCTATTGAAAATAGTGACCTGGATGAGAAGGAATCGGAAGAGAAAAATGAGGAATTGAAGGAAAAACTACAAGTAGAGTCTCCTCTTCTTTATCAACTTGTGTTCCTAGTAGATTTCAATATGGCCGAAAAGGCCTTTTGCCACTATCTTTTTAAACTTTCGGAGAGGTGCCAAACGGTGCTTAACCCACCCCCAGATCATTTTTTATTAGCTTAGAGCTAACCTTAATTTTTATAAGAAATTGATTTCAAATTTTGCTCAAGTAGCAATTAATAACGCACTTTAATGAATGATTCACATAAGTCAGGATTCCTGTCGAATATCAGCAGGGACCTGCCAGCTAGTATAGTTGTTTTTTTGGTGGCAGTGCCACTTTGTTTAGGGATTGCGCTTGCCTCAGGAGCGCCACTTTTTTCTGGAATTATTGCAGGGATTGTAGGGGGTATTGTGGTTGGACTTATTTCAGGTTCTAGTCTTGGGGTAAGTGGTCCGGCCGCAGGTTTGGCAGTAATAGTTCTTAATTCAATCACAGAATTAGGAAGTTTTGAGAATTTTCTACTTGCAGTCGTGATTGCAGGTGTATTACAGATAGTTTTGGGGATTGCCAAAGCAGGGGTTTTAGGTTATTATCTACCCTCATCGGTGATCAAAGGTATGCTTTCGGGTATCGGAGTTATCATCATCTTAAAACAAATCCCACATGCTTTTGGGTATGACGCTGATCCAGAAGGAGACATGGATTTCTTTCAGCCTGATGGTCACAATACATTTTCTGAGATACTTTATGCCTTTGAAAATATTACTCCAGGCGCAGTAATTATTGGCTTTTTGGGACTGGCCATTTTAATCCTGTGGGAAAGGCCTTTTATGAAGAAAATGACCTTTACCAAATATGTCAATGGTCCACTGGTGGCAGTAGCTGTGGGTATTGTTTTGAATTTGGTGTTTGAGTCTATCCCTACCTTATCTCTACATGGTGATCATGTGGTAACTATACCAGTGACTACTTCATTTGATGAGTTCCTTGGTTTGTTTGCAACGCCTAATTGGTCTATGATCGGTGAAAAGCAAATATATATTGTCGCGTTTACCATAGCGGTGGTTGCCAGTTTGGAAACCTTGCTGAGTGTAGAGGCAGCTGATAAATTGGATCCAGAAAGAAGAATCACACCAACCAATAGAGAATTGGTGGCACAGGGGATTGGGAATTCAGTTTCAGGGTTGATAGGTGGTTTGCCTGTTACTCAGGTGATCGTGAGGAGTTCTGCCAATATCCAATCAGGAGGTAAAACAAAGGCTTCTGCTGTCTTTCATGGTATTTTCCTCATGATATGTGCATTGGCGGTTCCTCAGGTTCTGAATATGATTCCATTGGCCAGTTTGGCTGCAGTATTGATAGTGGTAGGGTTCAAATTAGTTAAGCCATCCATGTTTGTGGAAATGTATAAAACAGGTAACGATCAGTTTTATTCTTACATTATTACAATTCTAGGACTTGTATTTACAGATCTTCTGATGGGAATCGGGATGGGGCTTGTAGTAGCAATTATGTTTATTCTGTGGAATAACTTCAAAACCCCATATCATTTTGATCCAGATCATGTGAAGGAAGGGCAGCCTATCACAATAGCCTTGTCGGACAATGTGACTTTCTTGAATAAGGCAAGTATCATAAAGACTTTTAATGTGCTACCCGATGATAGCGAAGTAATCATTGATGCCACGCGAACCCAGGAAATACATTGGGATGTGATGGAGCTGATAGAAGATTTTAAAATCAATAGCAAAAACAGAGGAATTGATTTAAAATTGGTCGGGTTTGATCATTTTAAGACCGGAGTATCAGAAGAAGTGTTTCATGCACATTTTTCTGAGAGCAACGGAAAAAAATAGCAAGCTTCTATATTTACTACTACGAAGAGGTATTGCAGACTGCCCTGATTTTCAGGGCAGTTTTTTTTAATCTACCTCGGCAGTTTCTAACTTCATGTTAGATTGATATTTATGTAGTTTGAATTTGCCAACTGTAGATTTCAATTCACTGGCTTTGTCTCTACAAACCTGAGTTTTGTTCATGAATACCTCCATACCAGAAGCCAATTGAGAAGCAGAACTCGCGATTTGTTCTGATCCAGCAGCACTTTCTTCTGCAATGATGATTACGTTTTCATTGCTACTCACCATAAAATTGATGTTATGTGTTTGATTCTGTGCCGTATCCAAAATCTCTTTTGAATTAACAGAGGTTTCCTTCGACGAATCAGACAAGGTTTCGAATACTTTGGCCACTTCCACGGAGGCTTTAACCCCCGTTTTTACGTTCTTATTCATGGTCAGCATCAGATCCTGAGCAGAGGCGGTGTCTGTTTGTACATCGCTTACCAAATCTGCAATCTCGTTTACCGATTTTCTGGCTCCTTCAGCAAGCTTTCTGATTTCTTCTGCTACTACTGCAAATCCTCTTCCAGATTCACCTGCCTGAGCGGCTTCTATCGCCGCATTAAGCGCCAAAAGGTTTGTTTGAGAAGCAATACCAGTAATGATACCAAGGACCCTTTCGATCTCCTGAGACCTGTTGGTCAAGATTTCCATTGAGTCTTTTACCTGATTGGCAGATTGTGCCGCAGTGTCAATGATTTTGATCAATTCGTCAATACTCTGTCTACCCTTCGAACTGCTTTCCAATCCTTTGGTAGCAGACTCATCGATCATCTTGGACAAATTGGCCATGTGGTCAAAGGATCTCTTTATATTTTCAATCGTGGAAGAAGATTCTTCAATTTTTAGCAATTGATTTTGAGCACCCTGGTTCATTTCGCCAATCGCTGATGAAATTTCGCTGTAAGAAATATTCATCTCACTACCATGACTCAAGATCTCAGTCGTATGATTGTCAACAGTATTGGTGGTTGTCTGAACTTCTGAAATAAGGTCGTGAAGATTTTTGATGGCTGCATTCAGACTGTCGATCAACGCTTTCAAATCACCTTTGGCATCTCCGTGGTACTCCACTGTCAGATTACCAGCAGCCAGACCTTCAATAAGTACTTTTAATTCTGAAATAGGAGTCCTGATATTGGATAGCAAATGATTGATGGCCTGACTCAAATGCTTCCATGCACCTTGCTTTTGATCCACTTCAATTTGCAAGTTCAAATTACCTTGTTCTCCAGCTTCCTTCACCACCTGCTCAAATTCATCCACGGTTAGTTTGAGTTTGGCACGAAGATTCAGCAAGGATTGTCCTAGCTGATCTTCCTCGCTCAATGTCTCAAAGGACGTGTCAAGGTTTCCTTGTTCGATATGGCTAGCAAATTCTGAAGCTCTTAGAAGGTTTTGATCAAGGACATGAAGATTTTGAATGGCTTTAGTCAATTCATCATTCCCAGTTCGGGCATAGGTCAAATTCAATTTGCCTAAAGAAAGGTCCTTGGCTATTTCTAGAATTCTTTGAATCGGAAGCGTAATTTTCTTGTTGGTCAACCAAATGGCAATTCCGATAATTAATAGATTCAATCCAATCAAGATATATTGGATCACATCTAAGAAACTTTGCTTTTCCTTATTTTCTCGGACATAAGATTGAACCAAAGCATTGAATTGTTTCAACATGTCTGTAGCACTTGAAGCAATAGCTTGAGCGGACTCATTGATTTCTGCTGTATTCTTCTGTTTGAGTACGCTATTAACATGATTGAAATAGGGTAACCATAGATTTTCTGTTTTTGAAAAGATATCCATGGAAGCACTAGAGGTAGGAGGGAGTAATGTGCCTTCAGGGTGTCCTGGTGCCTGGCCTCCATTTTTTAGGGCGCTAAGGGATTTGTTACAAAGTTCAGCTGCTTTCTGAAGGTTTTCTTTGGCTGATGGGTCTCCGATAGCCACTAGTTGAGAATAAAAAGCTATTCTTTGAGACAACATTCGCTGTCTGCCCGCTACATCTACCACTAACGTGTCAGCGGCTTGCTGGTTTCTGTAGTGAGATATGATGTAAAAATTGATAACAGAGAGCAAGAGAAAAAGGATAGGAATCAAACTGATCTTTACCCCCAAGCTCAAATTGTTAATAGCGTTCATTATCCTCCTGATCATAATTAATTCGTCGTTTTATCAGTCATCACACATGCGTGTAATGTTATTTCTTGTAATTGTAATCTTTCCGGTAATGCTGCTTAATGTCGTGCAATTTACGATGATGTCACTTCTGATAAAAGAAAGTAAAAGAATCAATTTTATTTAATGCAATAGTGTTGCAAAAAGTCTAATATTGCCACCGATATGCAATTTTCAGAACTAAAGAATTTTCTCAAGCAACACAAGCTCAGGGTAACTGATTGTAGGTTAGATGTTTTACAATTATTTAAATCAAAAAAACATGCTTTGACAAGTAGGGTTTTGGAGGATGAGCTGACTGGATATGATCGTGTGACCTTGTTTAGAACACTTAATACTTTCATTGAAGCAGGTATAGTTCATAAAATACCGGATGATTCTGGTGTGGCTAGGTATGGCGTCTGTGATAGCAAGTGTGATGCAGAAGCCCATCATCATGATCACGTTCATTTCAAATGCGATGAGTGCGGCAATGTAGATTGTCTGCCGACACATCATGTTCCTCGAATTGAGATCCCAGGCTATATAATAAAGGACTCAAACATGATTCTAAATGGTTTGTGTAGAGCTTGTAATGGTTGACAGAACATGAAGTGGATTTTAATAGTTAACCTGGTCTTATTGTCAATTTTTTCTCATGCTCAGTCTCGTCTTGAGGGCAGGGTGATCGATGAAGAAACTAAGGAGGGGATTCCTGGTGTAATCGTTGAGATACATGAGTTGGAGCGTGGGGTGTTGACTAATCCTGATGGGTATTTCTATTGGGATGGCATTCGAAAGGCCAACTATCATTTACATTTTAGTTATTTGGGTTATCAGGCGGTTACGCGGGTCATAGGAGCGGATGAATTCGATGAATTGATAGAGGTGAGGTTAAAGCCTACGTCATTGGAGTTGAACGAAGTGCTCATCGAATCCAATCATTATAAAACTGGCCCTAAAGAACAGACCCTTTCAATGGAAATCTTGGATACCGATTTCTTATTGAAGAATCGTAAAGGCTCTTTTGTAGGTTCTTTAGAGAATCTGCCAGGAGTCAACACCATCAATACTGGTGTGGGAATATCAAAACCCGTTATTCGTGGCATGAGCTTCAACCGTGTCATTGTCAATGACAAAGGAATAAAACAGGAAGGACAACAGTGGGGTAGTGATCATGGTTTGGAGATCGATATGTTCGAGCCTGGTAGGGTAGAAGTAGTTAAAGGTCCCTCGTCACTCCAATATGGCTCAGACGGGTTAGGAGGTGTGATTAATATCTTTCCGCCAGCTGTACCCAATTCTGATGGGCATAAGGGGACCCTCCAACTCTTGTACAAATCTAATAACCATCTATTGGGTACATCCACGAGCATAGAAGGTAAAATGAATGCCTTTGTATACCGAGCAAGGTTTAGTACGCAGGACTTTGGAGACTACCGTGTACCAGCGGATGAGTTTAATTATAATGGCACTATCAACCCAATATTTG
This is a stretch of genomic DNA from Reichenbachiella ulvae. It encodes these proteins:
- a CDS encoding methyl-accepting chemotaxis protein, with translation MGVKISLIPILFLLLSVINFYIISHYRNQQAADTLVVDVAGRQRMLSQRIAFYSQLVAIGDPSAKENLQKAAELCNKSLSALKNGGQAPGHPEGTLLPPTSSASMDIFSKTENLWLPYFNHVNSVLKQKNTAEINESAQAIASSATDMLKQFNALVQSYVRENKEKQSFLDVIQYILIGLNLLIIGIAIWLTNKKITLPIQRILEIAKDLSLGKLNLTYARTGNDELTKAIQNLHVLDQNLLRASEFASHIEQGNLDTSFETLSEEDQLGQSLLNLRAKLKLTVDEFEQVVKEAGEQGNLNLQIEVDQKQGAWKHLSQAINHLLSNIRTPISELKVLIEGLAAGNLTVEYHGDAKGDLKALIDSLNAAIKNLHDLISEVQTTTNTVDNHTTEILSHGSEMNISYSEISSAIGEMNQGAQNQLLKIEESSSTIENIKRSFDHMANLSKMIDESATKGLESSSKGRQSIDELIKIIDTAAQSANQVKDSMEILTNRSQEIERVLGIITGIASQTNLLALNAAIEAAQAGESGRGFAVVAEEIRKLAEGARKSVNEIADLVSDVQTDTASAQDLMLTMNKNVKTGVKASVEVAKVFETLSDSSKETSVNSKEILDTAQNQTHNINFMVSSNENVIIIAEESAAGSEQIASSASQLASGMEVFMNKTQVCRDKASELKSTVGKFKLHKYQSNMKLETAEVD
- a CDS encoding sensor histidine kinase, with product MERLVLKGVCCLNSFIRKGLLGLIAMLGCFTMAYSDDVQAIGDLTDYSIYQWTAKDGLTSNNITSVYQDSRGLIWLTSFNGVMIYDTERIEVYDKNHFPFLDNDGFHSVSELSDSTVLLGSQGNGIIKFKNGQFDKLNISQGPEPKSIRCILVDENDNIYTGTDNLGLIKISGNNSQSILEEELGKLTIKSICKGKNGAIWIGTEGQGVYSISATDTLHFGVKDGLHSNTINALGVDAYGRIHVGNNGGYQVIDAANNVLSYPELKDIYVNTLFLDNEGAVWLGSELGVFKFHEDSRKLSKLASKRGVDLVRISKITSDNEGNIWVSSNRSGLMRFKESLVSTILKPTISGDRIFVVYESQDGRRFVTTDQPYIDICDSVCQRLELKSNLYDNGVRDILFDSDSSLWFATYGGMIHYQDGEESVYDINEGMPANNFRVVHKDQFGNYWFGSRSGGLVKFRDGEIKQIYNRDNGLESNFILSIEESAAGNLYLGTHSGGLTVLSPDGDMKIYHLKEDDSGVLFFNIDLNEDGTALLASTIGIVYFDGKNLDLVQLKYDPISRTFFDIIKDDFGSIWVTSNKGVLRISTKEFEAYKRGEISELGYQVLDENDGMYNEECTGATRATKMKDGRIMIPTLAGVCVLDPRKMSDEVYVPNVIIRHMIADQETELAIITQEELEVNPEVKRLAFQFAALSFLSPERNVYKYMLKGFDSQWSEPTTLGEIEYTNLRPGEYTFQVMASHDGEHWSSEPASLQFIVKPYFYETIWFLLLVAIFVFLLIWAIYEWRLSFINRQNKELKKVNEELDRFVYSASHEMRSPLSSILGLVHIARSDKSGDLNMYFNHIESSVMRLDDFIKDIIDYSRNARLGVISQEIDLRELIDSILHGISFTENYKIISHNIDIPEGLIFNSDRGRLKIVLSNLITNAFKHHAPDKVKNPWVSIKVEKLLEGIRIEIQDNGLGIDPKHISDIFKMFYRATTLNDGSGLGLYMVKEIIAKLNGTVDVHSELQKGTTFEVYIPELPAKD
- a CDS encoding Fur family transcriptional regulator; its protein translation is MQFSELKNFLKQHKLRVTDCRLDVLQLFKSKKHALTSRVLEDELTGYDRVTLFRTLNTFIEAGIVHKIPDDSGVARYGVCDSKCDAEAHHHDHVHFKCDECGNVDCLPTHHVPRIEIPGYIIKDSNMILNGLCRACNG
- a CDS encoding OmpA family protein, encoding MKKSISYYIIALFMVLGQVATAQTTSLNEAFKNAYRGGISDYKKGDYKGAVENFQEALKYRSTHENSWYYAGLSFVADQNPDRAIYCFKKLESINPDYNPMLYKHIADAYVNMEQLSKAQDYYQKFYDMTPDEPKEMATKHLAKNRIEYAKRSPEIRASSNSTEQPKPLTKVNSELHDYTPQVNPTGTRLYFTSVRQGGFDYIKDSSRLTNFGEDVYFSSFENNEWQEPELMPEPINSMSDDFGSSFTGDGLTMVYVRCGREESIGGCDLYISYFENGKWTEPKNMGNVVNSEAWDSQPTISSDGTRIIFSSTRDGGYGDSDLYMTTLNQYGQWGIPCNLGSIVNTPLSDKSPYLASDGKSLYYASEGHPGYGQSDIFYSLFENEKWGIPINVGAPINSSGDDTNFSISASGMGYFASSRLDEGNFDIFEMELPDHLKPKPSVVVQGIVANANNSAPIGAVVLVEDLETGELIALNKSNDETGEYLIVLPAGRSYSVSATKEGYFFYSQSFDLPEDASYAEIEKDILLEPIEKGTKVVLNNIFFESGRAELKPISYVELNKAVQLLKDNESMVIEVGGYTDNVGAEDANQRLSQARANAVVDYMVLAGIEQSRLQSKGYGESNPIADNSTPEGRTANRRTEFVIVEF
- a CDS encoding SulP family inorganic anion transporter, yielding MNDSHKSGFLSNISRDLPASIVVFLVAVPLCLGIALASGAPLFSGIIAGIVGGIVVGLISGSSLGVSGPAAGLAVIVLNSITELGSFENFLLAVVIAGVLQIVLGIAKAGVLGYYLPSSVIKGMLSGIGVIIILKQIPHAFGYDADPEGDMDFFQPDGHNTFSEILYAFENITPGAVIIGFLGLAILILWERPFMKKMTFTKYVNGPLVAVAVGIVLNLVFESIPTLSLHGDHVVTIPVTTSFDEFLGLFATPNWSMIGEKQIYIVAFTIAVVASLETLLSVEAADKLDPERRITPTNRELVAQGIGNSVSGLIGGLPVTQVIVRSSANIQSGGKTKASAVFHGIFLMICALAVPQVLNMIPLASLAAVLIVVGFKLVKPSMFVEMYKTGNDQFYSYIITILGLVFTDLLMGIGMGLVVAIMFILWNNFKTPYHFDPDHVKEGQPITIALSDNVTFLNKASIIKTFNVLPDDSEVIIDATRTQEIHWDVMELIEDFKINSKNRGIDLKLVGFDHFKTGVSEEVFHAHFSESNGKK